TTCGACAGTGCAATCCGCGTAGGAGTACTGGGTTTTGGCGGACTGGGGCAAGCAGCTGCTCGCGTACTCGCTCCAAAACGTGAAATGATTTTAGTGGCAGCAGCAGATAACAAAGGTTTTGCTTACGCCACTGAAGGTTTAGATGCTCAAGAGTGTATTGTAAAATATCAAACTCAAGGTTCCGTAGGTTACTTAGAAACCTTTGGAACTTTAACAAATCACAGTATTGAGGATTTACTAGACACAGCAGAAACTGTAGACGGATATTTTTTGGCTTTACCTAACTTACCCAATAACTTTATTCCCTCTGTCGCTAGGCAGTTTATTAATTCTGGTTGGCGTGGGGTATTAGTGGATGCTATCAAGCGCACGAGTGCTGTTGAACAACTTTTAGAAATGAAAGAAGAACTGCAAGCTGCAGGGATAACCTACATGACAGGGTGTGGAGCAACACCAGGGCTGTTAACAGCAGCAGCAGCTTTGGCAGCACAAAGCTACGCCGAAATTCATCGAGTGGAAATTACCTTTGGTGTGGGAATTGCTCACTGGGAAGCTTATCGCGCTACTATCCGCGAGGATATTGCCCATATGAGCGGTTTTGACGTAGAAACTGCTAGAGCAATGACTGACGCGGAAGTAGAAGCACTTTTAGATAAAACCAATGGTGTGCTGACATTAGAAAATATGGAACACGCCGATGATGTGATGTTGGAGTTGGCGGGAATTGTAGATCGCGATCGCGTCACAGTTGGTGGTATAGTCGATACCCGAAATCCCAAGAAGCCCATCAGTACGAATGTAAAAGTCACGGGTCGTACATTTGAGGGTAAAATTTCTACCCATACTTTTACATTGGGAGATGAAACCAGCATGGCAGCTAATGTCTGTGGTCCTGCCTTTGGCTATCTAAAAGCTGGTATTGGATTGCATCGGCGCGGAATTCACGGCATATTCACTGCTGCTGAAATTATGCCCCAGTTTGTTAAATAATAGGGTCTGGGGCATTGGGTATGGGGCATGGGAAAAGAATTATTTTCTTGACAAGCGTTGTTGGCATCTGCCCATAAGCCTTTGTTTTGTAAGCTGGGTTGAAAAGTCATGGCGTTTTTAACCCACTTTCTCTTTGTAGAAAAATCAGGAGAGGTTTAATGACATTACAAGAACTGCAAAAACAGGCGCTGCAATTATCAATCGGGGAACGTTGGCAGTTGGTGCAAATGCTGCTTCAATCCTTTATCTTTCTTGCCACATCACACCAATTAAATTGTGTCGGGATCGATGCCCATCTCTCTTAACCGTTCTGCCAATTGAGTTGCTCGTTGTCGTTCAGTCTCGGCTCGTTGTCGTTCAGTCTCAGCTCGTTGTCGTTCAGTCTCGGCTCGTTGTCGTTCAGTCTCGGCTCGTTGTCGTTCCT
This genomic interval from Scytonema hofmannii PCC 7110 contains the following:
- the bioU gene encoding (S)-8-amino-7-oxononanoate synthase BioU → MNPQQVTGSTTFDSAIRVGVLGFGGLGQAAARVLAPKREMILVAAADNKGFAYATEGLDAQECIVKYQTQGSVGYLETFGTLTNHSIEDLLDTAETVDGYFLALPNLPNNFIPSVARQFINSGWRGVLVDAIKRTSAVEQLLEMKEELQAAGITYMTGCGATPGLLTAAAALAAQSYAEIHRVEITFGVGIAHWEAYRATIREDIAHMSGFDVETARAMTDAEVEALLDKTNGVLTLENMEHADDVMLELAGIVDRDRVTVGGIVDTRNPKKPISTNVKVTGRTFEGKISTHTFTLGDETSMAANVCGPAFGYLKAGIGLHRRGIHGIFTAAEIMPQFVK